The Acropora palmata chromosome 3, jaAcrPala1.3, whole genome shotgun sequence nucleotide sequence GGAACTTTTCATTGCGCTCGCGCACGTTGCAAAACTTGTCGTTTCATTCTCAACACTGACAGGATATCGGTACCTAAACGATCCATTTAGACCAGTGATCGTTTCACGTGTACCTCTTCCAATGTTATGTATTGCATTACCTGTACCTTTTCGAAAACACCTCCGTGTTTTTAAGAAAGATGACAAGAACGCATCCAAAACCAGTAGCCCGACACTTTAGCCTTCCCCGACATTCTGCCTCACACATGGCCATCTGCGGTCTTCCATTGCTCAATGGCGGCAcggaaagccgcaaaaatctggaacaaagattaatttttcaaatcggcaccctCGAACAAATCTCCACGGTATAAACCAACGTTTCTCATTTAActaatttatttatgtttacCTCTTTTTACGTCAACAGGTTTCAACCAATGACGTAGCTCCATTCTCCCCCTTATAAACTAagacaacccacaattcctccaTTTGCTCCGACTAAGGGCCAACGCACGAAACGTCAGCTCATGTTTTTCTACTGtagcaaaatttaaattattggccgtttttatactagaggacgcattatgcgtctggacgaacttgCACTACAACTAGGCTCTCCAAATTAATTACTGAGTGTCTTAAACTAGTCCGCAGCCACTGCACCGCTTACTGCAAAACGATTCGAGAACGGACTGGTGTTAACAGCATGTGGATCATCAATAATTCGTTGGACGTTATCCGTACACTGGAGGAGAATCAACTTTCACTAACTCATGTAAGTACTTGGGACTTTTCTACTCTTTATACTAGCCTTCCACACGCCCGACTTAAAAACCAACTTCATGATCTTTTGGAAAGAGTTTTtcacaccaaagggaaaagcttCATTGCTACCAATTCTTTTCGCACCTTCTGGACGAATGATAGGACGTCCATGAGGTACACATACTTCTCTTGTAGAGAGCTTTGTCTCGCTATTGATTTTCTTATCGACAACATCTACGTTCGTTTTGGAAGCTCTGTTTTCCGGCAGGTTATTGGTATACCAATGGGCACCAAGTGCCCCTTTGTTGGCTGATCTCTTCCTTCATACCTTCGAGTACGATTTCatggtcaaaacaatgaaacatgacATTACAAAAGCCATCCAGTTCAGCAACATCTTTCGTTACATCGACGAtttattcagtattaacaATGTGGACTTTGGTAATTACATCAGCGCAATTTACCCGCCAGAATTGCAACTTACGGACACTTCCACATCTTCTACTGAAGTGTGTTATCTCGACACACATATCAAGACAGGCGATACAACCACACCTTTCCGTATCAGCATCTACGATAAGAGAGATGACTTTACATTCCGGATTGTCAACTTTCGTCATATGGACAGCAACATTCCCGCCAATCCAGCTtacggtgtttatatatctcaactggtgagatatgctagaatttgcacttccaaagttgacttcatgaatagactccgacaacaaggttttctaaccaatctacttcagcgaacatttactaaattcttcaatcggcatggtcttatcgtcgtgaagtatggtgcaaccctgcgggagatgagatttgccatccaggcttgaatagccccatcgtatccttacattacttacttatttattacttagattatttttcagttgtatcttaatacgcgtgcgcgcgcaattttattttgtgcgcgtgcattatttattcatttaattgacgtgtgtatttagttcgttaaataacgtcttcattttactttgcattattttccttactcatatatatgtgttgtccgtaactgtgctcacattgtgggtggctcctcctgaaatgttctgcaattggtataggatttaatggagccgaaaccaattgtagaattgcacacattttaggcatcctactgatgaacagttgcaacacagatatattttttagcaactactatcatttgcagtctgtccgctttgaattgggcaaacattcgttaTTAGTCGGGTTGTTCGTCTCTAGtgtaaagacgggcacaagacgcataatgcgtcctctagtataaaaacggccattATCAGCGCCTTAGTTGATAAACCCAATTCGACTGCACGTTGTTATCTTCGTTCACTTGCGAGTCGACCCACtcgataaaattgaaaaacgcGAGTACTTTGAGGTAAAATTTGGCATTCTCTATGAAATGGGCGAAATGTTTTGTATCTCTGCAACAGAATGAGATAATTGCCTAGATGATCTTGTGAAGCAAAAAGACAAGTTTGTCTGACACAATAAGGGGTCAAGCTTTTCTGACTTCGAGCCGTAAATCGAGGTTTTTCTTGGAAGCCTAGGAAGAAGCTACGAGGAAACACTCGACGATAATCAGTGGAATCGTTACACCGGCAACAACAAACCTCATGGACGGTTGGTGCTTTTGCAGTGTGGGAAGTCTGTTTCTACAAAGAATAGTGCAGCGCCAAACATCATAAACACGATTCCGATCGATCAGAAGTCCGGCATCTAAGCGGAAGTAAACCTTGAGTTGTAGGTTGTGCGAATTGGTTAAAATACTCATGAAATCCATCAAAGCACCAACGAGGAATACCAGGAGCATTACCTGTGAGGAACAAATCCTGACGCAAGTCTGAAAACAGACACTAAGAGCACCTAAAAGGAATAGAGCAATGTAGAACATCATGGAGTAAGAAGCAACCATCCATTTGGTGGCGTTTATGGTTTTGTGGACATCGCTTTTACTCGGTGGAAGGGAAGAAAAGTTCTCAGAAAGAACCTAAAGCTTGTCGGTCGAATACAATTCCATATCGATGGCAAAAGAATTCTACTCTGCAGAGTTTAGTCGTTTGATGTAATCATGTAAAGTTATCTGTCCGATGATTTCTCGTAATCTCATTGATGTCACGCAATGCAACGCCCCCTAAAAAGAAACAGCTGCTCACGTGCGAACCACATTCCTTTCCCAATTAGAGGCAATCACAGTTTACAGCTGCATTTCTGGACGATTTGATGACGATTTGGCCAATCTTACCTCACGTTTTATCGTCTCCTCAGGATCACAAAATTGAGATAGCGGCACTGCATTTCCTTAAACTGAAGGAAATTTTGTCCAGCAGTAATTGGCTGTTATTACAGGAATGCTATTCCTATTTGTCgaaaagcaacaaaacgatTGTTTAAAGAGCTGTCTTCCAgtattatttttctcaaaatataATCTCTATCACgatctttgtaaaatttattttcctctcTGTCCCTTATTTCCTTTATATAGAGTagctttccttttttatcCTAAAAAAATTTTATAGTGAAAAAGGGTTTATAATTGGTTTCACTATATCATGCCCTTCTCCACTCTTCGTTGTTTCTTGAACATAGTAACTATTTTACTTAATTTGTTTACGTggagtaaataaataaaataaatatatatatataaaatagcGGCACTTCATGAAGCTTTTTCTCAAGGCGTCAGCAGTTTCGAAAATCACAGACTTTAGTGCTTACCAGAAGATTGAGATTCAAAAACTCGTCATAGAAAAGCTAGATATTTGATTTAGCCTGCCAACAGGCTCCGgaaaatctttcatttattAAGCTCTTCTGTTCGGGTTTGATGGCCGGTAATCGGACTTAATGTAAGTTGCTTGCGCAAAGAATTACATCATTCTAATTTTGTGGATAAATTACTGGCTATTGTAAATGGACCCTGAAAGCAATCAGAAATGAATGTGGTTCGAGTAGGTGAAGCCGTTTCTTTGGGGAAGTCACGGAGCGGTGCGTGACATGTCAAAAAACCGCTGTGAAGGAGGCTTTATTACCAGTGGACCGTTCCGTGTTTGATAACCTTGGGATATATGGGCAGTGTCCGCCCCGGTTACCTAGATGGAAACAATTGACTCAAACAGTCGAGCGTGAAATATTCAGTAATAAAGTCTGTTATTGCTTGGAGAAACGCCATGAAGAGGCCTGCAGTACGGTCACATTCAGGGAAAACGATCCAAAGGCGGAAGTGTAACAGCCTCGTCCCAGGCCCTTTCCTTCAAAGGAAGGGTCTAGCAAATGTGGGCAGTTGAGGCATAAAAAAAACGTGTTTTATGAAATATAAGGTTAATTACATGACCTAGGTCGATAAAACAAAGTTCTCGTTTGAAATCACGAAGTGCTAGTGCTTTTTTAACATGAAGGTGACTTTATTTCCAGCCTCAAGCAGAAACATAAACCCCGGCAACTCATGCAACCATTATAGCCAGTCAACGTCGCATTAAATTACACCCTCTCTCtgcgacaaaaaaaatatatatttcagaGAACGTTCCATCTCATGAGTGCAAGCGTGGAATCTGGGAATGAGTGCCGAGTGAACAGTCTAGATCTGAATATTGTATGAAAGGCTGCTACTCGGAACAAGCTTAGAGAAATGTGGAACAGTAACTTCACTCATAACCAAAGGTTCACAGCAACAGCCTCCCCGGCTGCCATAGGAAGTAACCTTAACAAAACAAGATTAGTCACCCAAGTTTTCTTCGCTTGTGGGACAGGAGCGTTCTACCTTGTCGTTGTGGCCTTGAGCATTTGCGGAGTTTACTTCGCAAATTGTGCCAGATTGAGCTCTTCCCGCGGAACACACTTTGTATTCTTCGTCGGGGCACTGCTCGCCTCCATCAATGTCTTCACGTATTCGGACAACATGGACGTTAAAATCTATTTACGTTGTTCAGTCGTATTGATCGTTGGAattgtttatattttattcGGTGCTGCGCTGTTCTTTAAACTTCGAGAGCAAGATTCAAATGAGCAAGTTTTGGCTGAGAAACAGCCTTTCATGGGGGCTGTAGTTGGCGTTTTAACGTTCCCTTTGTTTGCCTTGGAGCTTGTGTTTCTTATATTTGCGGTCAAGAAATGGCTCCTGGGTTCTAGCGGAGAGCCAGAGATTCAACGCAGAATTATTATTGTCGCGGACAAAACCTTCATTCTCTTTCAAAAGCCTGTTCAACTGGCAATTTATCTCTGGTTACGGCGCACGATTCCTCGTGAAGAATTGAATGCcaagttttattttagaaTCATTTCCTTCTTCAACTTGATCGAGTGGCTTGACGCTCAGGTCAATGTAGATGCCGATTTGCTGTTAAGTGAAATTCACGACAAATCATATCTTGGTTGGTCTGATGTCACGGTTTTGATAGTTGTCTACAAGGCCTTGATCATAGATTACCGCTTATTGTGCTGCTTACTTTTCCTGGAGCATTCCCTTGAAATTGAAGACAATCAAAATCAACATGGCGATGATGACCCTGGGAACAACGGCAATATGAGGGATCGAGATGAATTGAGGCGGTGTTGTGGTTGTATCGCCGGTGGCACCTGTCTTCTCGCCCCACTTCTTTGTGGTCTTTACTTTTTGCACGTTAGCATCAGACCTTCGGTTCAGCTGTTTGCGATGATCGTCCAAATAGCAATCGTCACTTCCGGTGTCCTTTTGCTTCGAATGAACAATTTAGAGGCTGGCGAAGAGGAACACATGTACGAGGAGTCTACTGCAGTCAAAATCATGGTTAGCTCATGTGTTCATTAAAAGTTGAATAGAACTTTTAATtggattttctttctttgtgaAAAATTGTTCTTTACCTCATATGAAGGTAAGATCTTAAGCCAAGATTTCCCAGAAAAATTGATACGACTGCTACGGTGAGTCGTGAGAGGCTTGCGGCATACCAAGTATATTTTTCCAATCATATATTTTCATGCACGGCATAATGTCTTCCAGGAATAAACTCATTTGTATTTAGAATCATTTATGCCCTGAAGTTGTCAGGTTGTGCCTGAGGAAGTACTGGAAAAATACGAAGCTCATAGCCATGAATTTTAGTATTCGCAACTTGACTTCCACTAGCATATGTAGTATCCGAGCGAACTCGTTTAATGTACGTTGTATTGAAAACTAATCACACAGAGAAATACATCATATACATAAAGCTTAcgaaaaggaaaagcaaatGACACACTAAATTAACCCTTGTTACATGTCAGTGTGAGTGAAACAGCGTGTGTCAGGTTATGTGTCACAGCTCGTCGGCTAACTAAATTCAGAAACTTGTTTatacatgaaattttcaaaagcaCGGTGTTGTTCCAGAGTGAGCTTTCTGGCCGCGATTCAGTGGACAAGCGATATTAAAGTGTCGAATGGTCTTACTGCATGGCAAAAGCGAAGTAAAAAGGAAAGCTTTCTAGCTTGGTGTTTAGTTATTTTCTTCCTCTTGGTTTTCTCCCTGATTGACAGGTGTGTTGTTTCGGCGCTGTTGGTTTCTTAAGTTGGATGATGCACGCGGCTATTGCCGGCTACTGGGCAATCACTGCGGATGAGAGACTCGGGACCAGATACCAGGCTTATATGCCTTGGGACTCAGCGAAATTTGGAGTTCGCGGTCTCTCAACAGCATTTATAATGTACTTGTTCACCAAGGTCAACGCCCAAGCATTACCACTGCAAAATCCAGACGTGACAAGCAATCTTTTTGCTGTGCCTGTTATTATGTTTGGAATCTTATCCACTTTTATAGAAACTCTGGTGGATCAGTATGTTGGGGCTGTCGATAGCACCATTAGGTTTGTACTAATGACAACCAATATTTAATATTGATCCCATACTGCTGCAGTTGTTGCAGCTGTGATCTCAGTCTCAGGGGCGCAAATTATCAAACAGAAAACCACAGGGGACTGTAGATCGTCTATATGCCCCTGCCTCACACAGCAACCTCCCCTCTATCCCTCACAGAAAGGTACGGGTATGAAGGGGAATACTGGACAAAATTGTTATTAGATCGTGTGCGGTGAGGCATTATATCGTACTGCATGGTTATGTAGCCGGAGATACTATATCGTACCCGATATGTTGTCTTATCGTAATAACGATGCCATTATGTCGTACCACATGATGCTAGATGCTACATTTTAGCCGGTGTGTTGTTGTATCGTAGCAGATATGCTGCTATATCGTACCCGCTAATGCTCTATCGTAACCAGTGTGTTGTATCGTAGCAGTGATGCCGTTTCATCTTACCATATGCTGCTATATCGTACTTGCTAATGCTATATCGTAACCGGTGTGTTGTTACATCGTAGCAGTGATGCCGTTTCATCGTACCACATGCTGCGCAAACTCGCGCTTCGTGCTGGCCTGGCTTTCGCCTGTATTCCTAAAAGACGCAAAAAAATTACGCCTGTTCTCTAGGCTACAATTTTGTTTCTCACAAATAAAGAACCTTCAGCTTACGCTTCATAAGTGAAAGATTATGTACTCACCTAAAGTTATCCGGCCGAGGCACGTTCGCGAATGGAAGATGAGCAGCCGCTGACAACAGCTCTGTTAATGCGTTTCTCAGAAAGTAGATGTCGTTCTTGCTAAGAGATCTTGATCTGACATATTAATAGATTACAGGAAATAAACACATACATAAGCTTAAAAATCTCCACTTGTCTACACAATACAGCGTTTCACGAGAAGTAAACCTTCCAGATCACGTGATGTCAGTTTCGCGCTAATTTCACCGTAAGCCGCTGACCGGTTAGACGTACGATAAAACATCACCGGTTACGATAGAGCATTATCGGGTACGATATAACAGCATATCTGCTACGATACAACAACACACCGGCTAAAATATAGCATTATCGGTCACGATCTAGCATCATGTGGTACGATATAATGGCATCGCCATTACGAAAAGACAACATATCGGGTGCGATATAGTATCTCCGGCTACATATTAACCATGCATGCAGTACGATATAATGCCTCACCGCACACGATCTAATAACAATTTTGTCCAGTATTCCCCTCCATAAATTAGCACCTCCATCACCCATGAAACCTGGATGTCTTCTTGCTAAGTGAGTGTTGGCATTCATTTCACATCGTCATTTATAACGGGCagaaaaaaacgcaaaacGCGGTGACCGACACTGGCCCAGTGTCGGTCACCGCGGTTTGCGTTTTTTAAACAAGCCAATAAATAAAGGGCTCATTTGAAGACGCACAACGAAAGTTAGTTGGTCaagacggataatgcgtcttgaGCCCGTCTTTATAACAGAGACGTATAACCAGACGAACATcaaatgtttgcccaagttcaTCCAGACGCATAATGGGTCTGCTAGTATAAAAAAAAGCCACTTTCTCAAAGTCCGTTTTCATGGGTTTTGGCTGGACACCGTCACTCGTTCGCTCGCCGCTATAAGTAAGTTAGAAGTCTAACCTAAAACATGCTCTCTTGTGGCTGCAGTTAAGTCAATTTTTAAATCTCTTATagaagtgaaacaaaagaacGAATTGTCAAGATTCTGTTGGAGGCTGGCCTACCGATGTATCTTGGATTTCTCATCCACGTTTTCCTGCACTTTTTCATTATTGAAACCAAGCTTCCAAGATGTCTGGGACGAAACAGAAGGGATTCATATGCGGAATATCATGATGCTGTTGAAGAACTTTAATTGTCTTTCATCAGACTATGGAAAAGATTAATTTACTTGAATAGCTTTATTACATTACAGCTCTAGTATATGTTTTGCATTCAGTTTTTAAATGTAATTGCACGACTTCACCAACTCGATCTGCTGACAACTTAATCCGCATCGTGTTGACAATCATGATTTGCTGCAGCAAACCCAATGAACAAAaggaattttcaatttattcctatttttgttctttttaaaaagtgacattctctaaaattgtaaaatacataCATAAAGTGGTCTCTGTGTTAAAAAGATCAATCAGTTTGAAGTTAAACGGTTTGAGTAATATCCACATTTTTAACTTCACTTTTAGTTAAAGGCCTGTTTTCACatctaataatatacataaaaaaaatttctccattttgattggttaagagcagtgcagtttttttcgaaaacagtgcagaaaagagttttAACTAAATTTTAACTGAATTaaaattcagtgcaaaaagaagaaacaaacctagcattctgattggtcaatgatcaaagaaacttacagatggccaatcaaatattttgttttcaaatcaagtgcACGTCCTGGATGGCGTAATTGATGGCGTAATTTTTCCCGGATTGCGTGATAcacgtgcgtttcttctgttttaccatttctaaattttttcatgtatattattaataagtaataacatgatttttcttgtgcaatttggaataaataagcacttgtatatttttcaaagaccccaaattgcacgagcccgtagggcgagtgcaattttgttagtctttgaaaaaatttactcgtgcttatttattccaaattgcactcgaaatcatgtgattacctatacataCTGCCTTCAAAACGCACAAAATGCATTCTCAGACAACCTAGTTTTCAAGATTTCCCTGGGAAGCATGCCCCCGCGTTTCACTACAGGTTTGCGCTTCTGGCGCGTGTTTGGTCCGTCTCCTCGTTGGATCGCACCCTCCCCCAGTCCTGAAAACCTGCCTACGGGCCTGAGATTGTTTTGTGTACGAGAACCACTAGACAtttaattatcattgtaaaaTGTGCGAAACATGGTTAATTCAGGAACTTAAAGCCAGCCCTTAATTCAAACTTAAGTAGTGAGAAATTGTCACGAGATTAATAACAgctcatgtttttttgacagTAAAGATTGTTTTTCTTAGTATTCGATTCAGACCTCCAAGAAAGTAACATATCATTATGGTAGTTTCAAAATCTAAGTTACCACTATTAGTTTGTACTccatcagtgccgtagcaagggtaatataagtggggggggggcacgCTAGTGCTGGAGGTGTGAGCCAcaaggggggtctgggggcatgctcccccagaaaaatttgaaatctagagacttggaaatgctatttccagcgttctccaaaagctatttgtgattgacgcatatcgcgaattagtaaaatccaactagtggtctatcatcaatgctgcgttctgattggttgagctactagtgggctatatgttatagcccactagtagcgaaatttgcaatgttttggcagcaaaaaaggattgatgttcagctttaacttgccaaagatgtttagtctcgatatttttttgaccaactagttggattt carries:
- the LOC141876951 gene encoding uncharacterized protein LOC141876951, encoding MWNSNFTHNQRFTATASPAAIGSNLNKTRLVTQVFFACGTGAFYLVVVALSICGVYFANCARLSSSRGTHFVFFVGALLASINVFTYSDNMDVKIYLRCSVVLIVGIVYILFGAALFFKLREQDSNEQVLAEKQPFMGAVVGVLTFPLFALELVFLIFAVKKWLLGSSGEPEIQRRIIIVADKTFILFQKPVQLAIYLWLRRTIPREELNAKFYFRIISFFNLIEWLDAQVNVDADLLLSEIHDKSYLGWSDVTVLIVVYKALIIDYRLLCCLLFLEHSLEIEDNQNQHGDDDPGNNGNMRDRDELRRCCGCIAGGTCLLAPLLCGLYFLHVSIRPSVQLFAMIVQIAIVTSGVLLLRMNNLEAGEEEHMYEESTAVKIMVCCFGAVGFLSWMMHAAIAGYWAITADERLGTRYQAYMPWDSAKFGVRGLSTAFIMYLFTKVNAQALPLQNPDVTSNLFAVPVIMFGILSTFIETLVDQYVGAVDSTIRSETKERIVKILLEAGLPMYLGFLIHVFLHFFIIETKLPRCLGRNRRDSYAEYHDAVEEL